A stretch of Zymoseptoria tritici IPO323 chromosome 1, whole genome shotgun sequence DNA encodes these proteins:
- the MgASP5 gene encoding aspartyl protease: protein KAGSTGLLAVEGGNVHLADVTVGGQEFAVVIDTGSADPWLAPTDFRCFDVESGTQVEEATCEFGPLYNRSRSTTYRPITNQNFNISYADGEYLYGSLGTETMEMAGIVVTNQTFATVDVAAWYGDLTSSGLFGFAYRSLTSAYRGATGKNAGRVLYNPIFVNMYTNSDVAPVFAIALDRDISAGGVISLGGVPNAPTGRYQARTRVIPAQVNGPGGLPVYEFYTIDIDGFAISDRQNARFTSAVPNLNPARTPLQSPQTDVIVDSGTTLIYAPNTVAVAVAAAFSPAAYYDPDYDIYRVDCGSKAPVFGVSIGGKVFFVNPLDLIVNLGQDENGVGFCVMGVQGAGEGLSILGGVFMKNVLSVFDVGSQEMRFSARQFYNLSR from the coding sequence AAGGCTGGTAGCACAGGCCTGCTCGCCGTTGAAGGCGGCAACGTGCACCTCGCAGACGTAACGGTCGGTGGCCAAGAATTCGCCGTGGTTATCGACACTGGCAGTGCTGATCCCTGGCTCGCGCCCACCGACTTCCGCTGCTTCGACGTGGAGTCCGGCACTCAAGTTGAAGAAGCAACGTGCGAGTTCGGACCTCTGTACAATCGCTCTCGCTCCACCACATACCGCCCCATCACCAATCAAAACTTCAACATCTCCTACGCCGACGGCGAGTACCTCTACGGCTCGCTCGGCACCGAAACGATGGAGATGGCCGGTATCGTGGTGACCAACCAGACCTTCGCGACCGTCGACGTCGCAGCCTGGTACGGCGACTTGACCTCCTCAGGCCTCTTCGGCTTCGCCTACCGCAGCCTGACCTCCGCCTACCGCGGCGCCACCGGCAAGAATGCCGGCCGCGTCCTCTACAACCCCATCTTCGTCAACATGTACACCAACTCCGACGTCGCGCCCGTCTTCGCCATCGCCTTGGACAgagacatctccgccggcggcgTCATCTCCCTCGGCGGCGTGCCCAACGCCCCAACAGGCCGCTATCAAGCCCGAACCCGCGTCATCCCAGCTCAAGTCAATGGTCCCGGCGGCCTTCCCGTCTACGAATTCTAcaccatcgacatcgacggCTTCGCCATTTCCGACCGTCAAAACGCCCGCTTCACCAGCGCCGTACCCAATCTCAACCCGGCCAGAACACCGTTACAGTCTCCTCAAACGGATGTCATCGTCGACTCCGGCACCACTTTGATCTACGCGCCCAACACCGTCGCCGTggccgtcgccgccgcgtTCTCCCCAGCAGCGTACTACGATCCTGactacgacatctaccgCGTTGACTGCGGCTCCAAAGCTCCCGTGTTCGGCGTGAGCATCGGTGGCaaagtcttcttcgtcaatCCCTTGGATTTGATCGTCAACCTTGGACAAGACGAGAACGGAGTCGGGTTCTGCGTCATGGGCGTGCAGGGCGCTGGAGAGGGGCTGAGTATTCTCGGAGGCGTGTTCATGAAGAATGTGTTGAGTGTGTTTGACGTGGGAAGTCAAGAGATGAGGTTCTCGGCCCGGCAGTTCTATAATTTGTCGAGATGA